A stretch of Desulfobacteraceae bacterium DNA encodes these proteins:
- a CDS encoding undecaprenyl-diphosphate phosphatase, which translates to MEPIYAVSLGVVQGLTEFLPVSSSGHLVLFQNLFGFREPELLFDISLHVGTLLAICLVFFRELRSLLTTLLRLPRLLTAAGGIRPLFAENQDVRLAALIILGSIPTAFLGLLFHRVADRIFGSVGIVGAMLLITGTLLWLTRRLAGRSRSLEQVHSGDALTIGLVQGMAILPGISRSGSTICAALFLGIDRELAGRYSFLLSIPAIIGALALGLDGSWAASSVSAAMMLLGGATAAVTGYVALRVLLRVVRQGRLHRFAPYCWAVGLAALAAAWR; encoded by the coding sequence ATGGAGCCGATATACGCCGTTAGCCTGGGGGTGGTCCAGGGGCTGACCGAATTTCTGCCGGTGAGCAGTTCAGGCCATCTCGTCTTGTTTCAGAACCTCTTTGGCTTCAGGGAGCCGGAGTTGCTCTTCGATATCAGCTTGCACGTCGGCACCCTGCTGGCCATTTGCCTGGTTTTTTTCCGTGAGCTGCGCTCGCTTCTGACGACCCTGCTGCGCCTGCCGCGGCTGCTGACGGCGGCCGGCGGGATCCGGCCGCTTTTTGCCGAAAACCAGGACGTGCGCCTGGCGGCCCTGATCATCTTGGGCAGCATTCCCACCGCTTTTCTGGGGCTGCTCTTTCACCGGGTCGCCGACCGGATTTTCGGCTCGGTGGGGATCGTGGGCGCCATGCTGCTGATAACCGGTACCTTGCTGTGGTTGACGCGCCGTCTGGCGGGGCGCAGCCGGTCGCTGGAGCAGGTCCACAGCGGTGATGCACTGACCATCGGGCTGGTCCAGGGGATGGCCATTTTGCCGGGCATCTCGCGCTCCGGCTCCACCATCTGCGCCGCCCTTTTTCTGGGAATCGACCGCGAGCTGGCCGGCCGCTATTCGTTTCTGCTTTCAATTCCCGCCATTATCGGGGCGTTGGCCCTGGGGCTGGACGGGTCCTGGGCGGCCTCCTCGGTTTCGGCCGCGATGATGCTGCTTGGCGGGGCGACCGCCGCCGTCACCGGCTACGTGGCGTTGCGGGTCCTGCTGCGGGTGGTGCGCCAGGGGCGCCTTCACCGCTTCGCCCCATACTGTTGGGCGGTAGGGCTGGCCGCCTTGGCGGCGGCGTGGCGCTAA
- a CDS encoding AAA family ATPase, whose protein sequence is MYLDFYELKVKPFQISTDSRFLWLGEKHKEALATLKYGILDNKGFLLLTGDVGTGKTTLINALASQLGDNVLVATLPDPNLEPLDFYNFVADAFQLDTVFATKGAFLIRFTQFLHQTYSRNQKVLLIVDEAQRLQYDILEEIRLLSNIEKQETKLLNIFFVGQSEFNDTLLKRENRALRQRITLNYNIGPLDEKETGQYIRHRLQVAGREGKIFDAGAVRGIYEFSGGYPRLINIICDLALLTGYVEEAKTIGPQIIRECARELEIKSHAPAPDPAQAPPAARPVAESVDPARVAAPAAAPPAPLPRAGWSPLDRFIGLLVLALLIFITFLFLQDRRASYDGRRDVLAPPVAGVGREAVVGENTPSAAPHRPAPPAGAVAATSPAPAQAPVASDQQPALRGDAGGADSSVGAPPGEPPAPVAATPAPPLPVPPEKMRVFFMYNSNEMSAEAYATLEQAAMLLARDPGLRVTIRGYTDNAGAASYNTWLSRFRAQIVKSYLVGKGVDAERIEAIGMGPADPVATNATPEGRGANRRVELEFVGSPAG, encoded by the coding sequence ATGTACCTGGACTTTTACGAACTCAAGGTCAAGCCGTTTCAGATATCCACCGACTCGCGCTTCCTCTGGCTGGGGGAAAAACACAAGGAGGCCCTGGCCACCCTCAAGTACGGGATTCTTGACAACAAGGGGTTTCTGCTGCTCACCGGCGATGTGGGCACCGGTAAAACCACCCTGATCAACGCCCTGGCCAGCCAGCTGGGGGACAATGTTCTGGTGGCCACGCTGCCCGACCCGAATCTGGAGCCGCTGGATTTTTACAATTTTGTCGCCGACGCCTTTCAGCTCGACACGGTCTTCGCCACCAAGGGCGCTTTTCTGATCCGCTTCACCCAGTTCCTTCACCAGACCTACAGCCGCAACCAGAAAGTGCTGCTGATCGTCGACGAGGCCCAGCGTCTGCAGTACGACATTCTGGAGGAGATCCGTCTGCTCTCCAACATCGAGAAGCAGGAAACCAAGCTGCTCAACATTTTTTTCGTGGGCCAAAGCGAGTTCAACGACACCCTGCTCAAGCGGGAAAACCGCGCCCTGCGGCAGCGCATCACCTTGAACTACAACATCGGGCCGCTAGACGAGAAGGAAACCGGCCAGTACATCCGCCACCGCCTCCAGGTCGCCGGGCGGGAGGGCAAAATTTTCGATGCCGGCGCCGTGCGCGGCATCTATGAATTCTCCGGCGGCTATCCCCGGCTGATCAATATCATCTGCGACCTGGCGCTGTTGACGGGCTATGTCGAGGAGGCCAAGACCATCGGCCCGCAGATTATCAGGGAATGCGCCCGGGAGCTGGAAATCAAGTCCCATGCCCCCGCGCCGGATCCCGCCCAGGCGCCGCCGGCCGCACGGCCGGTGGCGGAAAGCGTCGATCCGGCCAGGGTCGCCGCTCCTGCGGCCGCGCCGCCCGCGCCGCTGCCCCGGGCCGGCTGGAGCCCGCTGGACCGTTTCATCGGGCTGCTGGTGCTGGCGCTGCTGATTTTCATCACCTTTCTTTTCCTGCAGGACCGCCGGGCGTCATACGACGGCCGGCGCGATGTCCTCGCACCGCCGGTCGCCGGGGTGGGCCGGGAGGCCGTCGTCGGAGAGAATACCCCGTCGGCTGCTCCCCATCGGCCGGCCCCGCCGGCCGGCGCTGTTGCCGCAACCAGCCCCGCGCCGGCCCAGGCGCCGGTGGCTTCCGACCAGCAACCCGCCCTGCGGGGCGACGCGGGCGGGGCCGACAGTTCGGTTGGCGCACCGCCCGGGGAACCCCCCGCCCCCGTTGCGGCCACCCCCGCGCCGCCGCTGCCCGTGCCGCCTGAAAAAATGCGGGTCTTCTTCATGTACAATTCCAATGAAATGTCCGCGGAGGCCTACGCGACCCTGGAGCAGGCGGCCATGCTGCTCGCCCGCGACCCGGGGCTGCGGGTGACCATCAGGGGCTATACCGACAATGCCGGGGCCGCCAGCTACAACACCTGGCTGTCCCGTTTCAGGGCGCAGATCGTGAAGAGCTACCTGGTCGGCAAGGGGGTCGACGCCGAGCGCATCGAGGCCATCGGCATGGGGCCGGCCGACCCCGTTGCAACCAACGCTACGCCTGAGGGCCGCGGCGCCAACCGCCGGGTCGAACTGGAGTTTGTGGGCAGTCCGGCGGGGTAG
- a CDS encoding lipoprotein-releasing ABC transporter permease subunit — MSFERFIGRRYLRIRQREAFISIITVLSAAGIALGVMTLIVVLAVMAGFEADLKSRILTVEPHVLVMHHGGPLTGYRALGERLAGIDGVVSVTPFIYAQTMMRSAGGMSGAVVRGMAPDAPVHGLLSADGLALPLELARYQRQAGAGAAPGIILGRLLAENLKVAPGEAVFLISPRISGAAAGQVPAMNRYVVAGLFESGMHEYDSHLAYVALAEAQRLLAIGDAVTGLEVRVDDIYRAAEIAARVNSILGFPNWARDWMQTNHNLFAMLKLQKAVMFIILILIVLVAAFNISSTLIMMVMEKTRDVAILKAMGATNRSIRKIFVFKGMVIGAAGTLIGGLLGFLLCLLLKRYRFIELPGDVYFFTTTLPVRVEALDVLAVTAASLLICFLSTLYPARQAARLQPVEALRYG, encoded by the coding sequence ATGTCGTTTGAGCGCTTCATCGGTCGGCGCTACCTGCGGATCCGGCAGCGGGAAGCGTTCATCTCCATCATCACGGTGCTCTCCGCGGCCGGGATCGCCCTGGGGGTCATGACCCTGATCGTCGTGCTGGCGGTCATGGCGGGGTTTGAGGCTGATCTCAAGTCGCGGATTTTGACGGTCGAACCCCATGTGCTGGTGATGCACCACGGTGGCCCGCTGACCGGCTACCGCGCCCTGGGAGAGAGGCTGGCAGGCATCGACGGGGTCGTCTCGGTGACCCCTTTCATCTATGCCCAGACCATGATGCGCTCGGCGGGTGGCATGTCCGGCGCGGTTGTGCGCGGGATGGCGCCGGATGCGCCGGTTCACGGGCTTCTTAGCGCGGACGGCCTTGCGCTGCCGCTTGAGTTGGCGCGCTACCAGCGCCAGGCCGGCGCGGGCGCCGCGCCCGGGATCATCCTGGGCCGGCTACTGGCCGAAAATCTCAAGGTGGCGCCGGGAGAGGCGGTCTTTCTGATTTCCCCCCGGATTTCGGGCGCCGCGGCCGGCCAGGTGCCGGCCATGAACCGCTATGTGGTGGCCGGGCTCTTCGAGTCCGGGATGCACGAATACGACTCCCACCTGGCCTACGTGGCGCTTGCCGAGGCCCAGCGGCTGCTGGCCATCGGGGATGCGGTCACCGGTCTTGAGGTGCGCGTGGATGACATCTACCGCGCCGCTGAGATTGCCGCACGCGTCAACAGCATCCTGGGCTTTCCCAACTGGGCGCGCGATTGGATGCAGACCAACCACAACCTCTTCGCCATGCTCAAACTGCAGAAGGCCGTGATGTTCATCATTTTGATTCTGATCGTGCTGGTGGCGGCCTTCAACATCTCCAGCACGCTGATCATGATGGTGATGGAAAAGACCCGCGATGTGGCCATCCTGAAGGCCATGGGGGCCACCAACCGCAGCATCCGCAAGATCTTCGTCTTCAAGGGGATGGTGATCGGCGCCGCCGGCACCCTGATCGGCGGCCTGCTGGGGTTTCTGCTCTGTCTGCTGCTCAAGCGCTACCGCTTCATCGAGCTGCCCGGCGACGTCTATTTCTTCACCACCACCCTGCCGGTGCGGGTGGAGGCCCTGGATGTGCTGGCGGTGACGGCCGCCAGCCTGCTGATCTGCTTTCTTTCCACCCTCTATCCGGCGCGCCAGGCCGCCCGGCTGCAGCCGGTCGAGGCGCTGCGCTACGGTTAA
- a CDS encoding MFS transporter, with product MDRRSRRVFGVLFLSIFAAIMGVGIVVPLLPVYARSMGASGFYIGMIFGAFSLSRTFLLPFFGRLSDRRGRKPFIVCGLLCYALISLAFMRAGSVETLILVRFFQGIASAMIMPVSQAYVGDITPAGSEGLSMGLFNMSVFWGLSVGPLAGGLISDRFSLDAAFGCMGLLALVGCLASLLFLPSTRSELVVSRGQAAISWKLLLRDREIAALFCLRFAYTACIGIIWGFLPVFADSAFALTSSAIGVLVMLGVFISGLIHVPMGYLADRLNRPAMIIVGSLTVSAAILGFTWTRGFWSLFAVNVLFGIGGGVAMPALMALAVIKGNRTAAMGSVMGLLTMAHSLGMLAGALLAGMMMDLFELRHAFILGCGVMLCGSLLFGILQRGAGPGVSKA from the coding sequence ATGGATAGACGCAGCCGCAGGGTGTTCGGGGTCCTTTTCCTCTCGATCTTCGCCGCCATCATGGGCGTCGGCATCGTGGTACCGCTGCTGCCGGTCTATGCTCGCAGCATGGGGGCCAGCGGTTTTTACATCGGGATGATCTTTGGCGCCTTTTCGCTGTCCCGCACCTTTCTGCTGCCTTTTTTCGGCCGGCTTTCGGACCGCCGGGGGCGCAAGCCGTTCATCGTCTGCGGGCTTCTCTGCTATGCCCTCATCTCGCTGGCCTTCATGCGCGCCGGCAGCGTGGAGACCTTGATCCTGGTGCGCTTCTTCCAGGGCATCGCCTCCGCCATGATCATGCCGGTCAGCCAGGCTTACGTTGGGGACATCACGCCGGCGGGCAGCGAGGGGCTGTCCATGGGGCTTTTCAACATGTCGGTTTTCTGGGGGCTGAGCGTCGGGCCGCTGGCCGGTGGACTGATCAGCGACCGTTTCAGCCTGGACGCCGCTTTCGGCTGCATGGGTCTCCTGGCGCTGGTCGGCTGTCTTGCCAGTCTTCTCTTTCTGCCGTCCACGCGCAGCGAGCTGGTTGTCAGCCGCGGCCAGGCGGCAATCTCCTGGAAGCTCCTGCTGCGCGACCGCGAGATCGCCGCGCTTTTCTGCCTGCGCTTCGCCTACACGGCCTGCATCGGGATCATCTGGGGGTTTCTGCCGGTTTTCGCCGACAGCGCCTTCGCCCTGACCAGCTCGGCCATCGGGGTCCTGGTGATGCTCGGGGTCTTTATCAGCGGCCTGATCCACGTCCCAATGGGCTACCTGGCCGACCGCCTCAACCGGCCGGCCATGATTATAGTGGGCAGCCTGACGGTCAGCGCGGCGATTTTGGGCTTCACGTGGACGCGCGGCTTCTGGAGCCTGTTCGCCGTCAATGTGCTTTTCGGCATCGGCGGTGGTGTCGCCATGCCGGCGCTGATGGCGCTGGCCGTGATCAAGGGCAACCGCACCGCCGCCATGGGCTCGGTGATGGGGCTGCTCACCATGGCCCACAGCCTGGGGATGCTCGCCGGGGCCCTCCTGGCCGGGATGATGATGGATCTCTTCGAGCTGCGCCACGCCTTCATCCTCGGCTGCGGGGTGATGCTGTGCGGCAGCCTCCTTTTCGGGATCCTCCAGCGCGGCGCCGGTCCGGGCGTTTCAAAAGCCTGA
- a CDS encoding PAS domain S-box protein, with the protein MSHNPSYEELAHQLRHFEREHAERLRVEAGLENELRKFRTLYDLATAMTGDRRLEQNLQLAVDRCRELLCTDTANIMRLEQESGDLVMQTCAGIRDPRFGQLRVPAGKGLGGLVTRSGRGFIVKNYANEDQFEPLGDELIQAEGLVSGMAAPIQMGRRVLGVFYAFNRSMSYFAQPDLDTLSLIGNLVALEISRKEARGQLRRAGEELEGRVAARTAALMAVNQRLEAEISERRRVETALRESEERYRQIFKTSAVSIWEEDFAAVRAAIDAVVDRIGREAFADFLAVHPEFVRKAASLVRVLEVNDATLALYHAEGKDQLLGSLDKVLAPASFDALRDLLLAIAQRRPSFEGEAVNRTLAGEEIQILMQVSIPREKSRFSHLIVCISDITERKRALAALWDSEERFRTAFETSPDAITINRGVDGRYIDVNDGFTALTGYGREEVLGHTAGDIQIWADPGDRRRLAAGLRRQGYVKNLKARFRYKDGSCRTGLISANRISLGGQPHTLTVGREIEDLLSAEQALAESEKKYRLLVENANDAIFVVQDNVIRYANPTTQRLSGYSAAELAQLPLSAVLRTEETAPEEAALQEGSGAQRFFSAQMTTRSGGALWLHLNTVPITWEGKPANLQLGRDVTRQRHLEDHIRQVQKMEAMATLAGGIAHDFNNLLMGIQGNISLILLTTDPQQSAYPKLKKIETYIENAAELTRQLLGMTRGGKYEVRPGDVNAVLAKTVRLFGRTCKEIQIAVDCQENLWASEVDQGQIQQALLNIFVNAAQAMPQGGDMRIETRNVELDEDFIRPHHLPAGRYVRVSISDTGTGMEEAIRQRIFDPFFTTKEIGRGTGLGLASVYGIISNHGGFIQVQSQKGQGSTFTLYLPAHQPGAGAAPAARSERAPGGAETVLLVDDEAMITEVGRAMLEKMGYSVLTAGSGVEALEVFGRQRDRIRLVVLDMIMPEMSGGETFDRLREISPRVKVLLSSGYSLDERALGILQRGCSGFIQKPFDMKRLGAKVREILDTACA; encoded by the coding sequence ATGTCTCATAACCCGTCATATGAGGAGCTGGCGCACCAGCTGCGGCACTTCGAGCGGGAGCACGCGGAGCGGCTGCGGGTCGAGGCCGGGCTGGAGAACGAGCTCAGAAAATTCCGGACCTTGTATGACCTGGCGACGGCCATGACCGGTGACCGCCGTTTGGAGCAGAACCTGCAGCTGGCCGTGGACCGCTGCCGCGAGCTGCTGTGCACCGATACCGCCAACATCATGCGCCTGGAGCAGGAAAGCGGGGATTTGGTGATGCAGACCTGCGCCGGCATTCGCGACCCGCGCTTCGGCCAGCTGCGGGTGCCCGCCGGCAAGGGTCTGGGGGGCCTGGTGACCCGCAGCGGACGGGGCTTCATCGTCAAAAACTACGCCAACGAAGACCAGTTCGAGCCCCTCGGGGATGAGCTTATCCAGGCCGAAGGTCTGGTCTCCGGGATGGCCGCCCCCATCCAGATGGGGCGCAGGGTCCTGGGGGTCTTTTACGCCTTCAACCGCAGCATGAGCTATTTCGCCCAGCCCGACCTGGACACCCTGTCGCTAATCGGCAATCTCGTGGCCCTGGAAATCTCCCGCAAGGAGGCCCGCGGCCAGCTGCGTCGGGCCGGTGAGGAGCTGGAGGGGCGGGTGGCGGCGCGCACCGCCGCCCTGATGGCGGTCAACCAGCGCCTGGAGGCCGAAATCAGCGAGCGGCGGCGGGTCGAGACGGCCCTGCGGGAAAGCGAGGAGCGCTACCGCCAGATCTTCAAAACCTCGGCGGTCTCTATCTGGGAAGAGGATTTCGCGGCGGTGCGGGCCGCCATTGATGCGGTCGTGGACCGAATCGGCAGAGAGGCTTTCGCGGACTTCCTGGCCGTGCACCCCGAATTTGTCCGCAAGGCCGCCAGCCTGGTCCGGGTGCTGGAGGTCAACGACGCCACTCTGGCGCTTTACCATGCCGAGGGCAAGGATCAGCTCCTGGGCAGCTTGGACAAGGTCTTGGCGCCGGCCTCTTTTGACGCCCTGCGCGATCTGCTGCTGGCGATTGCCCAGAGGCGCCCGAGCTTCGAGGGGGAAGCGGTCAACCGCACCCTGGCGGGGGAAGAGATCCAGATTCTGATGCAGGTCAGCATCCCCCGGGAGAAGTCCAGGTTTTCCCATCTGATCGTCTGCATCAGCGACATTACCGAGCGCAAGCGGGCGCTGGCGGCCCTCTGGGACAGCGAGGAGCGGTTCCGCACGGCTTTTGAAACTAGCCCAGATGCCATCACCATCAACCGCGGCGTCGACGGCCGCTACATCGATGTCAACGACGGTTTCACCGCCCTGACCGGCTACGGCCGCGAGGAAGTTTTAGGGCACACCGCCGGCGACATCCAGATCTGGGCCGATCCCGGGGATCGGCGGCGCCTGGCCGCGGGCCTGCGCCGCCAGGGCTACGTCAAGAACCTCAAGGCCCGCTTCCGCTACAAGGACGGCAGCTGCAGGACCGGGCTGATTTCGGCCAACCGCATCAGCCTCGGGGGCCAGCCGCACACCCTGACCGTCGGCCGCGAGATCGAAGACCTGCTCAGCGCCGAGCAGGCCCTGGCCGAATCGGAGAAAAAGTACCGGCTGCTGGTGGAAAACGCCAACGACGCGATTTTCGTGGTGCAGGACAACGTCATCCGCTATGCCAACCCCACCACCCAGCGCCTGAGCGGCTACAGCGCCGCGGAGCTGGCGCAGTTGCCGCTCTCCGCGGTGCTGCGCACCGAGGAGACCGCGCCCGAAGAAGCGGCCCTGCAGGAAGGGAGCGGGGCCCAGCGGTTCTTCAGCGCCCAGATGACCACCCGCTCGGGTGGGGCGCTCTGGCTGCACCTCAACACGGTGCCCATCACCTGGGAGGGCAAGCCCGCCAACCTGCAGCTGGGCCGCGACGTCACCCGCCAGCGGCATCTCGAGGACCACATCCGCCAGGTGCAGAAGATGGAGGCGATGGCCACCCTGGCCGGTGGCATCGCCCATGATTTCAACAACCTGCTGATGGGGATCCAGGGAAACATCTCGCTGATCCTGCTCACCACCGATCCCCAGCAGAGCGCCTACCCGAAGCTGAAGAAAATCGAGACCTACATCGAGAACGCCGCCGAGCTGACCCGCCAGCTGCTGGGCATGACCCGCGGGGGCAAGTACGAGGTGCGGCCTGGTGATGTGAACGCCGTTCTGGCCAAAACCGTCCGGCTTTTCGGCCGGACCTGCAAGGAGATCCAGATCGCGGTCGACTGCCAGGAAAACCTCTGGGCCAGCGAGGTGGACCAGGGGCAGATTCAGCAGGCGCTGTTGAACATTTTCGTCAATGCCGCCCAGGCGATGCCCCAGGGCGGGGACATGCGCATCGAGACCCGAAACGTCGAGCTGGACGAGGACTTCATCCGCCCCCACCATCTGCCCGCCGGCCGTTACGTGCGGGTCAGCATCAGCGACACCGGCACCGGCATGGAGGAGGCCATCCGGCAGCGGATTTTCGATCCCTTTTTCACCACCAAGGAGATCGGCCGCGGCACCGGCTTGGGGCTTGCCTCGGTTTACGGCATCATCAGCAACCACGGGGGATTTATTCAGGTTCAGAGCCAAAAAGGGCAGGGCAGCACCTTCACCCTCTACCTGCCGGCCCACCAGCCCGGCGCAGGCGCTGCCCCCGCCGCCCGCTCCGAGCGCGCCCCCGGCGGCGCGGAAACCGTTTTGTTGGTGGATGACGAGGCCATGATCACCGAGGTCGGACGCGCCATGCTGGAAAAAATGGGCTATTCGGTGCTCACCGCCGGCAGCGGCGTCGAGGCCCTGGAGGTCTTCGGGCGCCAGCGGGACCGGATTCGTCTGGTGGTCCTGGACATGATCATGCCGGAGATGAGCGGGGGAGAGACATTCGACCGCCTAAGGGAGATCAGCCCCCGGGTCAAGGTGCTCCTGTCAAGCGGCTACAGCCTGGACGAGCGGGCATTGGGCATCCTGCAGCGGGGATGCAGCGGGTTCATCCAGAAGCCCTTCGACATGAAGCGTCTGGGGGCCAAGGTGCGCGAAATCCTGGACACGGCCTGCGCTTGA
- a CDS encoding RtcB family protein, giving the protein MRVPGIIYASAAMLTGSGQAESLQQVANVATLPGIVKASLAMPDIHWGYGFPIGGVAAFDWETGVVSPGGVGYDINCGVRLAGSALLAEDLRPRLEDLVNALYQQIPSGVGSTGPVKLNSREEKKVLSEGLHWALRNGFASQRDLDHTEEGGCLAQADPELLSERALERGKNQLGTLGSGNHFLEVGVVETIFDEAAARAFGLFEGQLTLMLHTGSRGLGYQVCDDFLADMTRHLKELDFPLPDRQLACAKIQSPTGRRYLRAMACAANYAWVNRQILMHRAREVIMRVLGIGPRELGMELIYDVCHNIAKREEHVVDGRRQVVCVHRKGATRAFAPGHPSLAPEYRAVGQPIIIPGDMGTASYVLAGTQRAMAETFGSTCHGAGRVLSRNAAIKASKGRAVYRELEDRGILVRWTGKSTLREEMPDAYKDIDQVVAVVHGSGISRKVARLRPMAVVKG; this is encoded by the coding sequence ATGCGGGTTCCCGGGATTATTTACGCCAGCGCCGCGATGCTGACCGGCAGCGGCCAGGCCGAAAGCCTGCAGCAGGTGGCCAACGTCGCCACCCTGCCCGGCATCGTCAAGGCCTCCCTGGCAATGCCCGACATCCACTGGGGCTACGGTTTCCCCATCGGCGGGGTGGCCGCTTTCGACTGGGAAACGGGGGTCGTTTCCCCCGGCGGGGTGGGCTACGACATCAACTGTGGCGTGCGCCTGGCGGGCTCCGCGCTTCTCGCCGAAGACCTGCGGCCGCGGCTGGAGGACCTGGTCAACGCCCTTTACCAGCAGATCCCCTCGGGGGTGGGGTCCACCGGACCCGTCAAGCTGAACAGCCGCGAGGAAAAAAAGGTGCTCTCCGAGGGCCTCCATTGGGCGCTGCGCAACGGGTTCGCCAGCCAGCGCGATTTGGACCACACCGAGGAGGGCGGCTGCCTGGCCCAGGCCGACCCGGAGCTGCTCAGCGAGCGGGCGCTGGAACGGGGCAAAAACCAGCTGGGCACCCTGGGCTCCGGCAATCATTTTCTGGAGGTCGGGGTCGTGGAGACCATTTTCGATGAGGCGGCCGCCCGGGCTTTCGGTCTTTTCGAGGGGCAGCTGACCCTGATGCTGCACACCGGCTCGCGCGGGCTGGGCTACCAGGTCTGCGACGATTTCCTGGCCGACATGACCCGGCACCTCAAGGAGTTGGACTTTCCGCTGCCGGACCGCCAGCTGGCCTGCGCCAAAATCCAGTCGCCCACCGGCCGGCGCTATCTGCGGGCCATGGCCTGCGCGGCCAACTACGCCTGGGTCAACCGCCAGATTCTGATGCACCGCGCCCGTGAGGTGATCATGCGGGTTCTCGGCATCGGTCCCCGGGAACTGGGGATGGAACTGATCTACGACGTTTGCCACAACATCGCCAAGCGTGAAGAGCACGTCGTGGACGGCCGCCGGCAGGTGGTCTGCGTGCACCGCAAGGGGGCGACGCGCGCCTTTGCCCCCGGCCACCCCTCGCTGGCCCCGGAATATCGCGCGGTGGGCCAACCCATCATCATCCCCGGCGATATGGGCACCGCCTCCTACGTCCTGGCCGGCACCCAGCGGGCCATGGCGGAAACCTTCGGCTCCACCTGCCACGGGGCCGGGCGGGTGCTCAGCCGCAACGCCGCCATCAAGGCCAGCAAGGGCCGGGCCGTGTATCGGGAGCTGGAAGACCGGGGCATCCTGGTGCGCTGGACCGGAAAGTCCACCCTGCGTGAGGAAATGCCCGATGCCTACAAGGACATCGACCAGGTGGTGGCGGTGGTCCACGGCTCGGGAATTTCGCGCAAGGTGGCCCGCCTGCGGCCCATGGCGGTGGTTAAAGGTTGA
- a CDS encoding phosphomannomutase/phosphoglucomutase → MNPEMFREYDIRGIAGKDMDDADVELIGKGIGTYLLARGNRRITVGRDCRESSERYAERLMRGLVATGCQVVDIGLCPTPVGYFSIRHLSADGGVMVTASHNPPEYNGFKVCSGTDSVFGGQLQEILQLIRDGRFRQGRGEREGFDILPPYRDYLRDTIRLEHPLRVGVDAGNGTAGLTAVPLLKDLGCEVFDLYCEPDGRFPNHEADPTVAANMRDLQALVRENHLDVGFGFDGDGDRIGVVDHTGALIYGDQLMIILAREVLSRKPGATFIAEVKCSQTLYDDISARGGRAIMWKTGHSLIKQKMKETGAALAGEMSGHIFFADRYLGYDDALYAACRLLEILAATDRRIPELLADVPRTFTTPEIRVDCPDDRKFSLVARITEHFRRRHDVIDIDGVRVRFDDGWGLVRASNTQPALVLRFEALSAERLDEIRREVEDVLHRLQAD, encoded by the coding sequence GTGAACCCGGAGATGTTCAGGGAATACGATATCAGGGGAATCGCCGGCAAGGATATGGACGATGCCGATGTCGAGCTGATCGGCAAGGGCATCGGGACCTACCTGCTGGCGCGCGGCAATCGCCGCATCACTGTCGGCCGCGACTGCCGCGAGAGCTCCGAGCGCTACGCCGAGAGGCTGATGCGCGGACTGGTCGCCACCGGCTGCCAGGTGGTGGATATCGGCCTGTGCCCGACCCCGGTGGGCTATTTTTCCATCCGGCACCTGTCCGCCGACGGCGGTGTGATGGTCACCGCCAGCCACAACCCGCCGGAGTATAACGGCTTCAAGGTCTGCAGCGGGACCGATTCGGTTTTTGGCGGCCAGCTGCAGGAGATCCTGCAGCTGATTCGTGACGGCCGCTTCCGGCAGGGCCGGGGAGAGCGCGAAGGGTTCGACATCCTGCCACCTTACCGCGACTACCTGCGGGACACCATTCGCCTGGAGCACCCGTTGCGGGTGGGTGTTGATGCCGGCAACGGCACCGCCGGCCTGACCGCCGTGCCGCTACTCAAGGACCTGGGCTGCGAGGTCTTCGATCTCTACTGCGAGCCCGACGGCCGCTTCCCCAATCACGAGGCCGACCCCACGGTGGCCGCCAACATGCGGGACCTGCAGGCCCTGGTGCGCGAGAACCACCTGGACGTCGGCTTCGGCTTCGACGGCGACGGGGACCGCATCGGTGTCGTGGACCACACCGGCGCCCTGATCTACGGCGACCAGCTGATGATCATCCTGGCGCGTGAAGTGCTCTCCCGCAAGCCCGGGGCGACCTTCATCGCCGAGGTCAAGTGCTCCCAGACCCTCTACGACGACATCAGCGCCCGCGGCGGACGCGCCATCATGTGGAAAACCGGCCACTCGCTGATCAAACAGAAGATGAAGGAAACCGGGGCGGCGCTGGCCGGGGAGATGAGCGGGCACATCTTCTTCGCCGACCGCTACCTGGGCTACGACGACGCGCTCTACGCGGCCTGTCGCCTGCTGGAGATCCTGGCCGCCACCGACCGGCGCATCCCCGAGCTGCTGGCCGACGTGCCGCGCACCTTCACCACCCCCGAGATCCGGGTTGACTGCCCGGACGATCGCAAGTTCAGCCTGGTCGCCCGCATCACCGAGCATTTCCGCCGGCGCCACGACGTCATCGACATCGACGGCGTGCGGGTGCGCTTCGATGACGGCTGGGGGTTGGTGCGCGCCTCCAATACCCAGCCGGCGCTGGTCCTGCGCTTCGAGGCGCTCTCGGCGGAGCGTCTGGACGAGATTCGCCGGGAGGTGGAGGACGTCCTGCACCGCCTGCAAGCGGACTGA